The Trypanosoma brucei brucei TREU927 chromosome 9, whole genome shotgun sequence genome includes a window with the following:
- a CDS encoding protein kinase A catalytic subunit isoform 1 (pers. comm. M. Boshart, University of Munich; similar to cAMP-dependent protein kinase catalytic subunit (EC 2.7.1.37). (Swiss-Prot:P34099) (Dictyostelium discoideum;)): MTTTPTGDGQLFTKPDTSGWKLSDFEMGDTLGTGSFGRVRIAKLKSRGEYYAIKCLKKHEILKMKQVQHLNQEKQILMELSHPFIVNMMCSFQDENRVYFVLEFVVGGEVFTHLRSAGRFPNDVAKFYHAELVLAFEYLHSKDIIYRDLKPENLLLDGKGHVKVTDFGFAKKVTDRTYTLCGTPEYLAPEVIQSKGHGKAVDWWTMGVLLYEFIAGHPPFFDETPIRTYEKILAGRLKFPNWFDERARDLVKGLLQTDHTKRLGTLKDGVADVKNHPFFRGANWEKLYGRHYNAPIAVKVKSPGDTSNFESYPESGDKGSPPLTPSQQVAFRGF; the protein is encoded by the coding sequence ATGACGACAACTCCCACTGGTGATGGCCAACTGTTTACCAAGCCTGACACATCGGGATGGAAGCTGAGTGACTTTGAAATGGGTGACACGCTAGGGACCGGCTCGTTTGGTCGCGTGCGCATTGCAAAACTGAAGAGCAGGGGGGAGTATTATGCAATAAAATGTCTAAAGAAGCATGAGATACTAAAGATGAAGCAGGTACAACACCTGAACCAAGAGAAGCAAATTCTAATGGAGTTGTCACACCCCTTCATTGTGAACATGATGTGTTCCTTCCAGGATGAGAACCGCGTCTACTTTGTTCTAGAATTTGTGGTAGGTGGTGAGGTATTTACTCACCTTCGTTCCGCAGGCCGTTTCCCGAATGACGTAGCGAAGTTCTATCATGCGGAGCTTGTGTTGGCCTTTGAATATTTACACTCGAAGGACATTATCTACCGTGACTTGAAACCTGAGAATCTGCTACTTGATGGGAAGGGACACGTCAAGGTGACTGATTTTGGTTTTGCTAAGAAGGTGACGGATCGTACCTATACGTTATGTGGGACACCTGAGTATCTTGCACCTGAGGTAATTCAGAGCAAAGGACATGGGAAGGCTGTGGATTGGTGGACGATGGGTGTTTTGCTGTATGAATTCATAGCTGGccatcctcccttttttgatgAAACCCCAATTCGGACGTATGAAAAGATTCTTGCGGGCCGGCTTAAATTCCCCAATTGGTTTGATGAGCGTGCGCGGGATCTCGTAAAGGGTTTATTGCAAACGGATCACACGAAACGGTTGGGCACGCTGAAGGATGGCGTAGCTGATGTGAAGAATCACCCATTCTTCCGTGGTGCGAATTGGGAGAAACTCTATGGACGTCATTATAACGCCCCCATTGCCGTAAAAGTGAAGAGCCCCGGCGACACAAGTAACTTTGAGTCGTATCCCGAGAGTGGAGATAAGGGTTCTCCTCCACTAACCCCTTCGCAACAGGTTGCATTCCGTGGTTTTTAG